A section of the Planctomycetota bacterium genome encodes:
- a CDS encoding S41 family peptidase: MTRVAGRLVAVGVLAVGSLLPSFGSTCLAQANQSFRAAPPVESREIWRLASVGDEAGFSDLLERLAEMPQEGLPRHASTLVEHYADRESTRAVRLGEVREEFAKALDEGGEDLSLAKALRAAIEWHTLTPDDAKASVLAEPRVQTLVTRAASAGRAAESRGDVLVAGELFVLLDLLNETSGTYKADVRRVAQRQEMLRLYLPKRMYDLREARSKADGGKPIPPYNPFGDDWKVKLDQVDTVTVERALAYTQRHIERRPVTELLAAGLEAVRTMITTDDLSEVFPGINDAPARARMLAYLDAEAKRLSLKAGAGANEIDLVVDRLIDENDASVRVDRRALLHEFGNGAMARLDEFSQIIWPDEVRRFKKSTEGRFVGVGIQIEYDEIQNIRVVTPLEGTPAQRAGVHPGDIITKVDDRVIFGLSLDQAVDVITGPVNTNVKLTIERTAEEPDETGEKPKSTLEFTLRRSIISVPTVKGWTRDGVQEDAWDWFIDRDARIGYIRLSQFSDSTTAELDRAIGDLKRGGVRGVILDLRFNPGGLLEQAVTVSQRFLDIENGYIVMTQGASGRIESPEYTSPSRATMAGVPLVVLVNEGSASASEIVSGAISTYASQGKADAIVLGARSYGKGSVQNVWPLTSSAILKLTTAYYMLPDRRIIHRRPGAEAWGIEPNLSVEMLPKQTSDAILLRRNADIVPLDEKGAAQRAEPAPDPNDLLAKGLDLQLETALFVLRARAHEGVIVQNER, translated from the coding sequence ATGACGCGAGTCGCCGGTCGTTTGGTCGCTGTGGGCGTGCTTGCGGTCGGTTCGCTCCTCCCCTCCTTCGGTTCGACGTGCCTGGCGCAGGCCAACCAGTCCTTCCGGGCGGCCCCGCCGGTTGAGTCCCGCGAGATCTGGCGGCTGGCGTCGGTCGGCGACGAAGCAGGCTTCTCCGACCTCCTCGAGCGCCTCGCCGAGATGCCCCAGGAAGGCCTCCCGCGCCACGCGTCCACGCTGGTCGAGCACTACGCCGACCGCGAGTCCACCCGCGCGGTGCGCCTGGGCGAAGTCCGCGAGGAGTTCGCCAAGGCCCTGGACGAAGGGGGCGAGGACCTGTCCCTCGCCAAGGCCCTGCGCGCCGCGATCGAGTGGCACACGCTCACGCCCGATGACGCCAAGGCGAGCGTGCTCGCCGAGCCGCGCGTGCAGACGCTCGTCACGCGAGCGGCCTCGGCGGGGCGAGCGGCCGAGTCGCGCGGGGACGTGCTCGTCGCGGGCGAGCTGTTCGTGCTGCTCGACCTGCTGAACGAAACTTCCGGCACCTACAAGGCCGACGTGCGGCGCGTCGCCCAGCGTCAGGAGATGCTCCGCCTGTACCTGCCCAAGCGCATGTACGACCTGCGCGAGGCGCGCAGCAAGGCCGACGGCGGCAAGCCCATCCCGCCCTACAACCCGTTCGGCGACGACTGGAAGGTGAAGCTCGACCAGGTGGACACGGTGACGGTGGAGCGGGCGCTGGCGTACACGCAGCGTCACATCGAACGCCGCCCGGTGACGGAACTGCTCGCCGCGGGGCTCGAGGCCGTGCGGACGATGATCACCACCGACGACCTGTCGGAGGTCTTCCCGGGCATCAACGACGCGCCGGCCCGGGCGCGGATGCTGGCGTACCTCGACGCCGAGGCGAAGCGGCTGTCGCTGAAGGCGGGCGCGGGCGCGAACGAGATCGACCTGGTGGTCGACCGCCTGATCGACGAGAACGACGCGAGCGTGCGCGTCGATCGGCGGGCGCTGCTGCACGAGTTCGGCAACGGCGCGATGGCGCGCCTCGACGAGTTCTCGCAGATCATCTGGCCCGACGAGGTCCGGCGCTTCAAGAAGAGCACGGAGGGACGCTTCGTCGGCGTGGGCATCCAGATCGAGTACGACGAGATCCAGAACATCCGCGTGGTGACGCCCCTGGAGGGCACCCCCGCCCAGCGCGCGGGCGTGCACCCGGGCGACATCATCACCAAGGTCGACGACCGTGTGATCTTCGGGCTCTCGCTCGACCAGGCGGTCGACGTCATCACCGGGCCCGTCAACACCAACGTCAAGCTCACCATCGAGCGCACCGCCGAGGAGCCCGACGAGACCGGCGAGAAGCCCAAGTCCACGCTCGAGTTCACCCTGCGCCGCAGCATCATCAGCGTGCCGACGGTGAAGGGCTGGACGCGCGACGGCGTGCAGGAAGACGCCTGGGACTGGTTCATCGACCGCGACGCCCGCATCGGGTACATCCGCCTCTCGCAGTTCTCCGACTCCACCACCGCCGAGCTCGACCGCGCGATCGGCGACCTGAAGCGGGGCGGGGTCCGCGGGGTGATCCTCGACCTGCGCTTCAACCCCGGCGGGCTGCTCGAGCAGGCCGTCACCGTCTCGCAGCGGTTCCTCGACATCGAGAACGGCTACATCGTCATGACGCAGGGCGCCTCCGGGCGCATCGAATCGCCCGAGTACACGTCCCCGTCGCGCGCCACGATGGCGGGCGTCCCGCTGGTCGTGCTCGTGAACGAGGGCTCGGCGAGCGCCAGCGAGATCGTCTCGGGCGCCATCTCCACGTACGCCTCGCAGGGAAAGGCCGACGCGATCGTGCTCGGCGCCCGCAGCTACGGCAAGGGCAGCGTCCAGAACGTCTGGCCCCTCACCTCGTCGGCCATCCTGAAGCTCACGACGGCGTACTACATGCTGCCCGACCGGCGGATCATCCACCGCCGCCCGGGCGCGGAAGCCTGGGGCATCGAGCCGAACCTCTCGGTGGAGATGCTGCCCAAGCAGACGAGCGACGCCATTCTGCTGCGCCGGAACGCCGACATCGTGCCGCTCGATGAGAAGGGCGCCGCCCAGCGGGCCGAGCCCGCCCCGGACCCCAACGACCTGCTCGCCAAGGGGCTGGACCTGCAGCTCGAGACCGCCCTGTTCGTGCTGCGTGCCCGTGCCCACGAGGGCGTGATCGTGCAGAACGAGCGGTAG
- a CDS encoding pyruvate dehydrogenase complex dihydrolipoamide acetyltransferase: MPITVTMPRLSDTMQQGTIVKWNVKEGQQVKSGDVIADIETDKATMELQTFDDGTVASLAVAAGQQVPVGTLIMVLASKGEDVNTVKAGAGKGAAAAPAQNDAPAQAPSDAPSHGAPAAPSNGQHAPHDTPRERIFASPLARKVAAESGVDLARVRGSGPGGRIVRKDVEDAIGQGASAPARADDRAAPPPATGAKSAPATAPQGPPTAPGAGLSGELVPLSNMRRVIAERLVESKTTIPHYQVTVEVDMDALLTLRAQLNEQLESQGVKLSVNDFLVRACALAMHQHPFVNSRWVMQNGQAAIQKLADVNVGIAIALPMERGGGLVVGTVRKADSIGLRQISGESKRLSEKARTKGLAPDEMSDTTFTISNLGMFGVSHFTAIINPPNVAILAVGAAMERPVVRKGQVVVGHVMSMTMSSDHRVVDGAMAAQYLATVRELLEKPATLLV; the protein is encoded by the coding sequence ATGCCGATCACCGTGACCATGCCTCGCCTGTCCGACACCATGCAGCAGGGCACCATCGTCAAGTGGAACGTGAAGGAAGGGCAGCAGGTCAAGTCCGGTGATGTCATCGCCGACATCGAGACCGACAAGGCGACCATGGAGCTCCAGACGTTCGACGACGGCACCGTCGCGTCGCTCGCCGTCGCCGCAGGGCAGCAGGTGCCCGTCGGCACGCTCATCATGGTGCTCGCGTCGAAGGGCGAGGACGTGAACACGGTGAAGGCCGGAGCCGGCAAGGGCGCCGCCGCGGCCCCCGCACAGAACGACGCGCCCGCGCAGGCCCCGAGCGACGCACCGTCCCACGGCGCTCCCGCCGCGCCTTCCAACGGCCAGCACGCGCCGCACGACACGCCGCGCGAGCGGATCTTCGCCTCGCCCCTCGCGCGCAAGGTCGCGGCGGAGAGCGGGGTCGACCTTGCCCGCGTGCGTGGCAGCGGCCCGGGAGGCCGCATCGTCCGCAAGGACGTCGAGGACGCCATCGGGCAGGGCGCGAGCGCCCCCGCCCGTGCCGACGACCGCGCGGCGCCGCCGCCGGCCACCGGCGCGAAGAGCGCACCGGCGACCGCGCCCCAGGGCCCGCCGACGGCGCCCGGCGCGGGGCTCTCGGGCGAACTGGTCCCGCTGTCGAACATGCGCCGGGTGATCGCCGAGCGCCTCGTGGAGAGCAAGACCACCATCCCGCACTACCAGGTGACGGTCGAGGTGGACATGGACGCGCTGCTCACGCTTCGCGCACAGCTCAACGAGCAGCTCGAGAGCCAGGGCGTGAAGCTGAGCGTGAACGATTTCCTGGTGCGTGCGTGTGCGCTGGCGATGCACCAGCACCCGTTCGTGAACAGCCGCTGGGTGATGCAGAACGGGCAGGCGGCCATCCAGAAGTTGGCCGACGTCAACGTCGGCATCGCGATCGCCCTGCCGATGGAGCGCGGGGGCGGGCTGGTCGTGGGCACGGTGCGGAAGGCCGATTCCATCGGGCTTCGCCAGATCTCGGGCGAGAGCAAGCGCCTGAGCGAGAAGGCCCGCACCAAGGGCCTGGCGCCCGACGAGATGAGCGACACCACGTTCACGATCTCGAACCTCGGCATGTTCGGCGTCTCGCACTTCACCGCGATCATCAACCCGCCCAACGTCGCGATCCTCGCGGTGGGCGCGGCGATGGAACGCCCGGTGGTGCGCAAGGGTCAGGTCGTCGTCGGGCACGTCATGAGCATGACGATGAGCAGCGACCACCGCGTGGTCGACGGGGCGATGGCCGCCCAGTACCTCGCGACGGTCAGGGAACTGCTCGAGAAGCCCGCGACGCTGCTGGTGTAG
- the nth gene encoding endonuclease III has product MGTPPKPPSADDLPFDLPRVTRAQRARAARLGEMLRRSYPDAHCELRYTTPHELLVATILSAQSTDAGVNRATPALFERFPTPADYARATPEEIEPYIRSLGFFRNKAQAVHRSMTDVVGRFGGEVPRTMGELLTLHGVARKTANVVLGNAYGVQAGIPVDTHVERLSVRLGLVKAGTTTQMIERHLMALFPRETWCDLSHQIIWHGRRACKARMACCSGHDICREFGRACELPRGGKAAPTVTDASETPTDAAGQAPGPVKQPARKAGALKRPGRKA; this is encoded by the coding sequence GTGGGCACGCCGCCGAAGCCGCCGTCCGCCGACGACCTGCCGTTCGACCTGCCGCGGGTGACGCGCGCGCAGCGGGCGCGGGCGGCGCGCCTGGGCGAGATGTTGCGACGGTCGTACCCGGACGCGCACTGCGAACTCCGGTACACGACGCCGCACGAACTGCTCGTGGCGACGATTCTCTCGGCGCAGAGCACCGACGCGGGCGTGAACCGGGCGACGCCCGCGCTGTTCGAGCGTTTCCCGACGCCGGCGGACTACGCCCGCGCGACGCCCGAGGAGATCGAGCCGTACATCCGGTCGCTGGGGTTCTTCCGCAACAAGGCGCAGGCGGTGCACCGGTCGATGACGGACGTCGTCGGGCGCTTTGGTGGCGAGGTGCCGCGGACGATGGGCGAACTGCTGACGCTGCACGGGGTGGCGCGCAAGACGGCGAACGTGGTGCTGGGGAACGCGTACGGGGTGCAGGCCGGGATCCCGGTCGACACGCACGTGGAGCGATTGTCGGTGCGGCTGGGGCTGGTGAAAGCGGGCACGACGACGCAGATGATCGAACGCCACCTGATGGCGCTCTTCCCGCGCGAGACGTGGTGCGACCTCTCGCATCAGATCATCTGGCACGGGAGGCGGGCGTGCAAGGCGCGGATGGCGTGCTGCTCGGGGCACGACATCTGCCGCGAGTTCGGGCGGGCGTGCGAACTGCCCCGGGGCGGCAAGGCGGCCCCCACCGTCACCGACGCGTCGGAAACCCCGACGGATGCCGCCGGCCAGGCGCCGGGCCCCGTGAAGCAGCCCGCTCGGAAGGCGGGCGCCCTCAAGCGGCCCGGCAGAAAAGCCTGA
- the xseB gene encoding exodeoxyribonuclease VII small subunit, whose amino-acid sequence MAPPKKSGPGAASEPEGSGAPAPTYEQAIARLEDIVRRIESGEAGLEESIRLYEEGVALGQRCREILARAEQRVEQVSREAAGLDSPPAPGAEGGA is encoded by the coding sequence GTGGCACCCCCGAAGAAATCCGGTCCGGGCGCGGCGTCAGAGCCCGAGGGCAGCGGCGCCCCCGCGCCCACGTACGAACAGGCGATCGCTCGCCTGGAGGACATCGTGCGCCGTATCGAATCCGGCGAGGCCGGGCTGGAAGAGTCCATCCGCCTGTACGAGGAGGGCGTGGCGCTGGGGCAGCGATGCCGCGAGATCCTGGCGCGGGCCGAGCAGCGGGTCGAGCAGGTGTCGCGCGAGGCGGCCGGCCTCGACAGCCCGCCCGCGCCGGGCGCCGAGGGCGGGGCATGA
- a CDS encoding YebC/PmpR family DNA-binding transcriptional regulator translates to MAGHNKWSKVKHRKAVVDKRRSKVWSKVSRAIIVAARHGGGDPNFNLPLRYAIDEARYANMPRDVIDRAVQKGAGGGDMSAYENVRYEGYAPGGVAVIIDALTDNRTRTATDVRNAFNDNGGNLGTGGCVAYLFAARGRIGVKAAGVTEDAIVEASLQAGALDVLSPDDAGDEDAEWTVLTDVPAYHSVRDALEKGGFTLGECELGMLPEQWIAVRGEHAKQVMDLVEQLEDLDDVQKVYTNAEIADEPTER, encoded by the coding sequence GTGGCCGGGCACAACAAGTGGAGCAAGGTGAAGCACCGCAAGGCGGTGGTGGACAAGCGCCGCTCGAAGGTGTGGAGCAAGGTCTCGCGCGCGATCATCGTCGCCGCGCGTCACGGCGGGGGCGACCCGAACTTCAATCTGCCCCTGCGCTACGCCATCGACGAGGCGCGGTACGCCAACATGCCGCGCGATGTCATCGACCGGGCGGTGCAGAAGGGCGCGGGCGGCGGCGACATGTCGGCCTACGAGAACGTGCGGTACGAGGGGTACGCCCCCGGGGGCGTGGCGGTCATCATCGACGCCCTGACGGACAACCGCACCCGCACCGCGACCGACGTGCGCAACGCCTTCAACGACAACGGGGGCAACCTCGGCACGGGCGGGTGCGTGGCGTACCTGTTCGCGGCGCGGGGGCGCATCGGCGTCAAGGCCGCGGGCGTGACGGAGGATGCGATCGTCGAGGCCTCGCTGCAGGCGGGGGCGCTCGACGTGCTCTCGCCCGACGACGCGGGCGACGAGGACGCCGAGTGGACGGTGCTCACCGACGTGCCCGCGTACCACTCGGTGCGCGACGCGCTGGAGAAGGGCGGGTTCACGCTGGGCGAGTGCGAGCTGGGCATGCTGCCCGAGCAGTGGATCGCCGTCCGGGGCGAGCATGCGAAGCAGGTCATGGACCTAGTCGAGCAGCTCGAAGACCTCGACGACGTGCAGAAGGTCTACACCAACGCCGAGATCGCCGACGAGCCTACGGAGCGCTGA
- a CDS encoding pyruvate dehydrogenase complex E1 component subunit beta, whose protein sequence is MTTAKIELPPIQLPEFGELPPREGDRVIQFREALREALSEEMRRDPRMFLMGEEVAQYNGAYKVSQGMLDEFGPLRIIDAPISENGFAGLAVGAAMYGLKPVIEFMSWSFSLVAADQILNNVPKMLYMSGGQWGCPVVFRGNDGAGGQLGSTHSWCVEGLYSNVPGVKIVIPSNPYDAKGLLKTALREMDPVFFLESERMLGDKAHVPAEEYYIPFGQARLAREGEHCTLVSFGRPVHFCMEAAEELAKDGIEADVLDMRTIRPLDIDSIIASVKKTGRIVVVDQSWPFASVASEVVTQVCERCFDWLDHPPVRVNTEDVPTPYAKNLEYAYLPNKDKIMAAVRRVVG, encoded by the coding sequence ATGACCACCGCCAAGATTGAGTTGCCTCCCATCCAGTTGCCCGAGTTCGGCGAGTTGCCGCCGCGCGAGGGCGATCGCGTGATCCAGTTCCGCGAAGCGCTGCGCGAGGCGCTGAGCGAGGAGATGCGGCGTGACCCGCGCATGTTCCTGATGGGCGAAGAGGTCGCGCAGTACAACGGCGCGTACAAGGTGAGCCAGGGGATGCTCGACGAGTTCGGGCCCCTGCGGATCATCGATGCGCCCATCAGCGAGAACGGCTTCGCGGGGCTGGCGGTGGGGGCCGCCATGTACGGGCTCAAGCCCGTGATCGAGTTCATGTCGTGGTCGTTCTCGCTCGTCGCGGCGGACCAGATCCTGAACAACGTGCCGAAGATGCTGTACATGAGCGGCGGGCAGTGGGGCTGCCCGGTCGTCTTCCGCGGGAACGACGGCGCGGGCGGGCAGTTGGGCTCCACGCACTCCTGGTGCGTCGAGGGGCTCTACAGCAACGTGCCGGGCGTCAAGATCGTCATCCCCAGCAACCCCTACGACGCCAAGGGCCTGCTCAAGACCGCCCTGCGCGAGATGGACCCGGTCTTCTTCCTCGAGAGCGAGCGCATGCTCGGCGACAAGGCCCACGTCCCCGCCGAGGAGTACTACATCCCCTTCGGCCAGGCGCGCCTGGCGCGCGAGGGCGAGCACTGCACCCTGGTCTCGTTCGGGCGCCCGGTGCACTTCTGCATGGAGGCCGCCGAGGAACTCGCGAAGGACGGCATCGAAGCCGACGTTCTCGACATGCGCACCATCCGGCCGCTCGACATCGACTCGATCATCGCCAGCGTCAAGAAGACCGGGCGCATCGTCGTCGTTGATCAGTCGTGGCCCTTCGCCAGCGTCGCCAGCGAGGTCGTGACCCAGGTCTGCGAACGCTGCTTCGACTGGCTCGACCACCCGCCCGTCCGCGTCAACACCGAGGACGTGCCCACGCCCTACGCCAAGAACCTCGAATACGCCTACCTGCCGAACAAGGACAAGATCATGGCGGCGGTGCGCCGCGTGGTCGGGTGA
- the xseA gene encoding exodeoxyribonuclease VII large subunit — protein MSRLPFDPAKMQGPATPAPQPAPAPAGVSPPLTVSQLCARVKGALDAGFPASVRVAGEVSGFSDRTHWYFALKDAEGLINCVMFASASRRAGFTPATGTQVVATGRVDFYAPAGKVTLLVEKLEPVGAGAREVAFRALVDEARALGWLDPSRKRALPIMPRRVGIVTSATGAALQDVLVTMRRRCAGVEVLVLDIRVQGERAAPEAARAIDYLGREAVRLGLDALLVTRGGGSPDDLWAFNERVVADAIVKCPIPVVAAIGHETDTTLAELVADERAATPTQAAMRLTPDAGALGREVRAISSRLTLLAGRVLSNERTRVRHAAQSLGTGARAGLLRRAARLDDLGARLARRSPAATQARALARVDAALRALGGAAREALARANCERTLGLLEDAIDRRLERAADTLDRTSRHLEGVGPLRVLERGYSVTMTGDGRVVRAPSDVQMGAPLLTRVAQGVVRSVVLDASAPPPMAPAPAAPRRSRRGRKASPTDGPGLFESAPLSDPAP, from the coding sequence GTGTCCCGACTGCCGTTCGATCCCGCGAAGATGCAGGGGCCCGCAACGCCCGCGCCGCAGCCCGCGCCGGCGCCGGCGGGCGTGTCTCCGCCGCTCACCGTCTCGCAGTTGTGCGCGCGCGTGAAGGGCGCGCTCGACGCCGGTTTCCCGGCCTCGGTGCGCGTCGCGGGCGAGGTCAGCGGGTTCTCGGATCGCACGCACTGGTACTTCGCGCTCAAGGACGCCGAGGGGCTCATCAACTGCGTGATGTTCGCGTCGGCGTCTCGCCGGGCGGGCTTCACGCCCGCGACCGGAACGCAAGTGGTCGCGACAGGCCGGGTGGACTTCTACGCCCCCGCGGGCAAGGTCACGCTGCTGGTCGAGAAGTTGGAGCCCGTCGGCGCGGGCGCCCGCGAGGTGGCCTTCCGGGCGCTCGTGGACGAGGCCCGCGCGCTGGGCTGGCTCGACCCATCCCGCAAGCGCGCGCTGCCGATCATGCCGCGGCGGGTGGGCATCGTGACCAGCGCGACCGGGGCCGCCTTGCAGGACGTGCTCGTCACCATGCGCCGGCGGTGCGCGGGCGTCGAGGTGCTGGTGCTCGACATCCGGGTGCAGGGCGAGCGGGCGGCGCCAGAGGCGGCCCGCGCGATCGATTACCTCGGACGCGAGGCGGTGCGACTCGGGCTCGATGCCCTGCTGGTGACGCGGGGCGGGGGCTCGCCGGATGACCTCTGGGCGTTCAACGAGCGCGTGGTCGCGGACGCGATCGTGAAGTGCCCGATCCCGGTTGTCGCGGCGATCGGGCACGAGACCGACACGACGCTCGCCGAACTCGTCGCCGACGAGCGCGCCGCCACGCCCACGCAGGCGGCGATGCGCCTGACGCCCGACGCGGGGGCGCTCGGGCGCGAGGTGCGGGCGATCTCTTCGCGCCTGACGCTGCTCGCGGGGCGCGTGCTCTCCAACGAGCGGACGCGCGTGCGCCACGCGGCGCAGTCGCTCGGCACCGGAGCCCGCGCGGGGCTGCTGCGCCGGGCGGCGCGCCTCGATGATCTGGGCGCCCGCCTCGCCCGCCGTTCCCCCGCGGCGACCCAGGCCCGGGCGCTCGCCCGCGTCGACGCCGCCCTGCGTGCGCTCGGCGGGGCCGCCCGCGAGGCGCTCGCCCGGGCGAACTGCGAGCGCACGCTGGGCCTGCTCGAGGACGCGATCGACCGCCGGCTCGAGCGCGCCGCCGACACGCTCGACCGCACGAGCCGGCACCTGGAGGGCGTCGGCCCGCTCCGCGTGCTGGAGCGCGGGTACTCCGTGACCATGACCGGCGACGGGCGCGTGGTGCGGGCGCCGTCGGACGTGCAGATGGGCGCCCCGCTGCTCACCCGGGTGGCGCAGGGCGTGGTGCGGTCGGTGGTGCTGGACGCGTCGGCCCCGCCGCCGATGGCGCCGGCGCCCGCCGCGCCCCGGCGTTCGCGTCGCGGGCGAAAGGCGTCTCCGACAGACGGCCCCGGGCTGTTCGAGAGCGCCCCCCTGTCCGATCCCGCGCCGTAG